A region of Vitis riparia cultivar Riparia Gloire de Montpellier isolate 1030 chromosome 12, EGFV_Vit.rip_1.0, whole genome shotgun sequence DNA encodes the following proteins:
- the LOC117925966 gene encoding putative B3 domain-containing protein At3g24850, protein MDKARCPSPHATPKLPVILRNRIRALGGSDVTFVIQKPLFKTDVSSGHNRLSIPLNQIQQSFLTPEESERLNSGGNGKKCADMEVMLIEPSLHRETISLRKWNMKKAFGNSTSMYVLVTNWKSVTEMNSMKKDEMMQLRSFRIKSKLGFALIKRRLQDDPRNRSLRGILDS, encoded by the coding sequence ATGGATAAGGCAAGGTGCCCGTCTCCCCATGCAACGCCAAAGCTCCCTGTCATCCTCAGGAATCGGATTAGGGCTCTGGGGGGTTCTGATGTCACTTTTGTAATCCAGAAGCCTCTCTTCAAGACTGATGTGAGTTCCGGTCACAACCGTCTGTCCATACCGTTGAACCAGATACAACAAAGTTTCCTCACACCTGAAGAGAGCGAGAGATTGAACTCGggaggaaatggaaaaaaatgtgcAGATATGGAAGTGATGTTGATTGAGCCCTCCCTTCATCGGGAAACCATCAGTCTAAGGAAGTGGAACATGAAGAAAGCTTTTGGAAATTCTACCTCAATGTATGTGTTGGTGACTAATTGGAAATCGGTTACTGAAATGAATAGCATGAAGAAAGATGAAATGATGCAGCTCCGGTCTTTTCGAATCAAGTCCAAGTTGGGTTTCGCTCTTATAAAGAGAAGACTACAAGATGATCCTAGGAATCGTTCATTAAGGGGCATCCTGGATAGCTGA
- the LOC117925967 gene encoding B3 domain-containing protein At2g32645-like: protein MDSVVEDEKKHNQYPQESIRIKKRPPRCHDDDEGGCVQEKKKQVMEKMMDKARCPSPHATPELHVILRNQIRALGGSDVTFVIQRPLFKTDVSSGHNRLSIPLNQIQQSFLTPEESEKLNSGGNGKKCADMEVMLIEPSLHRETISLRKWNMKKASENSTSMYVLVTNWNLVTERNSMKKDETIQLWSFRIKSKLGFALVKRRLQDDPRNRSLRGILDS, encoded by the exons ATGGATTCTGTTGTAGAAGATGAGAAGAAACACAATCAG TATCCTCAAGAATCGATCAGGATCAAGAAGCGACCACCACGGTgccatgatgatgatgagggcGGGTGTGTTCAGGAGAAAAAGAAGCAAGTGATGGAGAAGATGATGGATAAGGCAAGGTGCCCGTCTCCCCATGCAACGCCAGAGCTCCATGTCATCCTCAGGAATCAGATCAGGGCTCTGGGGGGTTCTGATGTCACTTTTGTAATCCAGAGGCCTCTCTTCAAGACTGATGTAAGTTCCGGTCACAACCGTTTGTCCATACCGTTGAACCAGATACAACAAAGTTTCCTCACACCTGAAGAGAGCGAGAAGTTGAACTCGGGAGGAAACGGAAAAAAATGTGCAGATATGGAAGTGATGTTGATTGAGCCCTCCCTTCATCGGGAAACCATAAGTCTGAGGAAGTGGAACATGAAGAAAGCTTCCGAAAATTCTACCTCAATGTATGTGTTGGTGACTAATTGGAACTTGGTTACGGAAAGGAATAGCATGAAGAAAGATGAAACGATACAACTCTGGTCTTTTCGAATCAAGTCCAAGTTGGGTTTCGCTCTTGTAAAGAGAAGACTACAAGATGATCCTAGGAATCGTTCATTAAGGGGCATCCTGGATAGCTGA